A window of Thermodesulfobacteriota bacterium genomic DNA:
GGCGTTGTACAGGCCATCCAGATAGTCCAGGGCGTTCTGCCCCTTGAACATCGGCGACATGATCACGGCAAAGGCGACCACGAAGCCGATCATCAGTACGAATCCCAGGCCAAATTCCTTCTTGTTGTGAATCATGCCCGCACCCCCCCGTGCACTGTCTCCTGTTCACCCTTGAGAACCTTGATCTTTGTGAAGAAGGTCACAAAGACCCACACCGCGAAGCAGCTGATGACGATGAAGAACAGATAGATGCCGATCTGTTCCAGGGTCTCGCAGGTCGCCTTCTCGATGTTGAGCACCTGCATCTTCCGCAGCTTCCCCGGCAGGGCGAAGACGCGGTTGACGAAGCCGGAGAGGACAGCCGTGGCATAGAAGCCGCGGATCGTCAAGCCCGGCACCACCTTGGTGACCAGGGAGCCGATCTGGATGCCCACCAGGGAGCCCAGGAGCATGCCCATGGCCAGGGTGTAGAAGATGAAGCCGTAGACCGCGTACTGGACCAGCCCGGCGTAGCCAGCGGTGAAGATGATCTGGAAGATGTCGGTGCCGACGGTGGTCGCCGAGGAGACGCCGAGCACGTAGACGAAGATGGGGAAGGTCAGAAAGCCGCCGCCGACGCCCATGATGGCGGCGGCCAGACCGACGACAAAGCCGGCGATGACGAGGAAGATGGTGGAGATGCGGCGGCCGCCGGGCACCACGCCCTCGTCGAAGGTGAGCATGGGGGGGATGTTGACGGCCTGGAGCTTCCGGGCCAGCCCGGTCATCCCCTCGGCTGCCTTGACGTTGCCCGCCGCCGCCTGCTTGGCCGCCGCCTTGCGGGAGGCCAGGAAATCGGTCAGGGCGTAGAAGCCCAGAAAGCCGAGCATGAGGACGTAGATGGTGGTGATGAAGGCATCGCTGTAGACCGGGTTGAACTCGTAGAGGGTCCGGTTGATGTAGCCGCCCAGGGTAGCGCCGCCCATGGAGCCGACCAG
This region includes:
- a CDS encoding sulfite exporter TauE/SafE family protein, which gives rise to MSLWKRIGQTMMLSAQAHARWELDVSNAILRDRKKLALLGLLLVPVVIGGIAFAGDVAGALPSFLGDKKTAYTPAFYTATIFLASIGVGVCAGLITGCIGAGGGFIIAPALMSAGVKGILAVGTDLFHIFAKAIMGSVLHRKLGNISVSLAVTFLVGSMGGATLGGYINRTLYEFNPVYSDAFITTIYVLMLGFLGFYALTDFLASRKAAAKQAAAGNVKAAEGMTGLARKLQAVNIPPMLTFDEGVVPGGRRISTIFLVIAGFVVGLAAAIMGVGGGFLTFPIFVYVLGVSSATTVGTDIFQIIFTAGYAGLVQYAVYGFIFYTLAMGMLLGSLVGIQIGSLVTKVVPGLTIRGFYATAVLSGFVNRVFALPGKLRKMQVLNIEKATCETLEQIGIYLFFIVISCFAVWVFVTFFTKIKVLKGEQETVHGGVRA